One genomic region from Prunus persica cultivar Lovell chromosome G3, Prunus_persica_NCBIv2, whole genome shotgun sequence encodes:
- the LOC18779261 gene encoding pentatricopeptide repeat-containing protein At1g05670, mitochondrial → MKRLTIFSFYRFQSSSHRPFLSLAVNSSLFFFRRCISHGLSSGSTNTRPFPDYSPKRPTINDSELVQRISNTIKLRCSEPLRRILKPYESQFRSDHLIWVLMNIKNDYKLVLDFYDWACLRRDPTLESRCVVVQIAAASKDLKTAHELIHKFWAKPKLDVSVSFTHFADRLIYTYKDWGSDPHVFDVFFQVIVESGMLNEARKLFDKLLSYGLVISVDSCNLFLTLLSSTFDGIDMAIKFFNEYYEVGVHWNTASYNIIIHSLCRLGKIKEAHHLLLQMELRGCIPDVVSYSTLISRYCYDGELQKVLKLIEEMKIKGLKPNAYTYNSIILLLCKTGKLSEAEVILREMMALGVLPDNVVYTTLIDGFCKMGNIQAACRLFDEMRLRKVIPDYITYTAIIHGFCQTGKMAEADNLFHEMVSRGLEPDEVTYTALIDGYCKVGEMKEAFSLHNQMVSMGLSPNVVTYTALADGLCKRGEVDIANELLQEMCRKGLQLNVFTYNSIVNGLCKSGNIAQAEKLMEQMQVAGPHPDTVTYTTLMDAYCKIREMAKAHNVLREMLDRGLQPTVVTFNVLMNGFCMSGMLEDGERLLKWMLEKGIVPNAGTYNSLMKQYCIRNNMRTTTDMYRSMCAGGVVPDNNTYNILIKGHCKARNMKEAWFLHKEMAGKGFIPTASCYSALIKGLFKKRKFAEARELFEEMRRHGVVADRETYNIFVDMNYEEGNMDITLELCDEVIENCLVAKPKNEDT, encoded by the coding sequence ATGAAGAGGCTCACCATCTTCTCATTCTATCGTTTTCAGAGCTCCTCTCATCGTCCCTTCTTGAGTCTTGCTGTAAATTCTTCGCTATTCTTCTTTAGGAGATGTATAAGCCATGGACTCTCGTCAGGCTCAACAAATACGAGGCCTTTTCCTGATTATTCCCCAAAGAGACCGACCATCAACGATTCCGAACTTGTCCAACGCATCTCCAACACAATAAAGCTTCGCTGCTCTGAGCCCTTACGCCGTATTTTGAAGCCTTATGAATCTCAGTTCAGGTCTGATCATCTTATATGGGTCCTCATGAATATTAAGAATGACTATAAACTAGTTTTGGATTTCTACGACTGGGCATGCCTACGTAGGGACCCAACATTAGAATCTCGTTGCGTTGTTGTACAAATTGCTGCGGCATCCAAGGATCTTAAAACGGCACATGAGCTTATTCATAAGTTTTGGGCCAAACCCAAGTTAGATGTTAGTGTTTCATTCACTCACTTTGCTGATCGGTTGATATACACTTATAAGGATTGGGGTTCAGATCCCCATGTGTTTGATGTTTTCTTCCAGGTTATTGTTGAAAGTGGGATGCTCAATGAAGCAAGAAAACTTTTTGATAAATTGTTGAGCTATGGGTTGGTTATCTCTGTTGATTCCTGTAATTTATTTCTTACTCTCCTATCAAGCACCTTTGATGGGATTGACATGGCAATAAAGTTTTTCAATGAATATTATGAAGTGGGTGTTCATTGGAACACCGCATCATACAATATTATCATTCATTCTCTTTGCCGATtagggaaaataaaagaagctcACCATTTACTCCTGCAAATGGAGTTGAGGGGTTGTATACCTGATGTTGTAAGTTATAGTACTTTAATCAGCAGATATTGTTATGATGGAGAACTACAGAAGGTGTTGAAGCTTAtagaagaaatgaaaataaaaggattGAAGCCAAATGCCTATACCTATAACAGCATAATACTTCTTTTGTGTAAGACTGGTAAACTATCTGAAGCAGAAGTGATATTGAGGGAGATGATGGCTCTGGGAGTACTTCCTGATAATGTCGTCTACACAACTCTAATTGATGGTTTCTGTAAGATGGGAAATATTCAAGCTGCATGTAGGCTTTTTGACGAAATGCGGCTTAGGAAAGTTATCCCTGATTACATAACGTATACTGCTATTATTCATGGATTTTGTCAAACAGGGAAGATGGCAGAAGCAGATAACCTCTTCCATGAAATGGTTAGCAGAGGGTTAGAACCAGATGAAGTTACTTATACAGCACTTATTGATGGCTATTGCAAAGTAGGTGAGATGAAAGAGgctttttctcttcacaaccaGATGGTTAGTATGGGGCTTAGCCCAAATGTTGTCACTTATACGGCACTCGCTGACGGCCTTTGTAAACGAGGGGAGGTAGACATAGCAAATGAGCTTCTTCAAGAGATGTGCAGGAAAGGCCTTCAACTTAATGTCTTTACGTACAACTCAATTGTTAATGGCCTTTGCAAATCAGGAAATATAGCGCAGGCAGAAAAATTAATGGAACAAATGCAGGTTGCTGGGCCCCATCCTGATACTGTTACTTATACTACTCTGATGGATGCATATTGTAAGATAAGGGAGATGGCTAAGGCACACAATGTCTTGCGTGAGATGCTCGATAGAGGGCTTCAACCTACAGTTGTGACATTCAATGTGCTAATGAATGGATTTTGTATGTCAGGAATGCTAGAAGATGGTGAGAGGCTACTTAAGTGGATGTTAGAGAAGGGTATAGTGCCTAATGCCGGCACTTATAATTCTCTCATGAAGCAGTACTGCATTAGAAATAATATGCGTACTACAACTGATATGTATAGGAGCATGTGTGCTGGTGGGGTAGTGCCTGATAACAACACCTATAACATTTTAATAAAAGGGCATTGTAAGGCAAGGAATATGAAAGAGGCATGGTTTTTGCATAAGGAAATGGCAGGAAAGGGATTTATTCCCACAGCAAGTTGTTACAGTGCACTTATTAAGGGTCTTtttaagaaaaggaaatttgcGGAGGCAAGGGAACTCTTTGAAGAGATGCGGAGACATGGTGTAGTTGCAGATAGAGAAACCTACaacatttttgttgatatgAACTACGAAGAAGGTAACATGGACATTACTCTTGAGCTCTGTGATGAAGTTATAGAGAATTGTCTTGTGGCCAAACCCAAGAATGAAGACACGTAG